The genomic DNA AAATTTTATACTTACCGTACCCTTTTTCATCCAGTTCATCAACGGGAATAAATTCCAGTGCTGCAGAGTTGATACAATACCTTAGCTTCGTCGGCCCTGGTCCATCATCAAACACATGACCAAGATGAGAATCAGCAGATTTACTACGGACTTCTGTACGAACCATAAAGTGACTGCGATCTATTTTTTCAATAATCTCTTCCTCATCAATTGGCTTTGTAAAGCTTGGCCACCCACATCCCGCATCATATTTATCCTTCGAACTAAAGAGCGGTTTTCCTGAAACAATATCTACATAAATACCGTCACCAAATTGATCCCAATATTCATTTCGAAACGGCGGCTCCGTTCCATTTCTTTGAGTCACTTCATATTGCATAGGAGTTAAACTTTCTTTCAAATCTCCTTCTTTTTTCATTGGTCATTCCCCCAAGCTTTCTTAATAAAGGCATTGCGCCCAGACCCCTCAGAATATCTTCCATATCGTACGGGGTTCTTTTTATAAAATTGCTGATGATAATCTTCAGCGGCATAAAATTCTTTTGCCGGTAAAATTTTTGTCGCGATAGGCTTTGAAAAACGACCACTTTGCGCTAATTCTAGCTTAGATTGTTCAGCTAATACCCGTTGTTCTTCGTCATGATAAAAGATTGCCGTTTCATACGATTGGCCCCGATCATAGAACTGTCCACCAGGATCAGTTGGATCAATTTGTTGCCAGTATACAGTTAATAGCTTTTCATAAGAAAATATTTCAGGATCATACGTAATTTGTACAGCCTCGTAATGCCCAGTTGTTTCTCGGCATACCTCTTCATAAGTAGGGTTTTCCTTATGTCCCCCTGTATAGCCACTGATGACAGAAATAATTCCAGGCTGTTCATCAAACGGTTTTACCATACACCAAAAGCATCCACCAGCAAATGTCGCA from Robertmurraya sp. FSL R5-0851 includes the following:
- the msrB gene encoding peptide-methionine (R)-S-oxide reductase MsrB, giving the protein MKKEGDLKESLTPMQYEVTQRNGTEPPFRNEYWDQFGDGIYVDIVSGKPLFSSKDKYDAGCGWPSFTKPIDEEEIIEKIDRSHFMVRTEVRSKSADSHLGHVFDDGPGPTKLRYCINSAALEFIPVDELDEKGYGKYKILFS
- the msrA gene encoding peptide-methionine (S)-S-oxide reductase MsrA: MEKLATFAGGCFWCMVKPFDEQPGIISVISGYTGGHKENPTYEEVCRETTGHYEAVQITYDPEIFSYEKLLTVYWQQIDPTDPGGQFYDRGQSYETAIFYHDEEQRVLAEQSKLELAQSGRFSKPIATKILPAKEFYAAEDYHQQFYKKNPVRYGRYSEGSGRNAFIKKAWGNDQ